GCAGAATTATTGCATTAAAGCTTTTTGAAATTGAGTACTACAAAAATGCAGAATGCATTTTGCTCTTTTATTCTTTCGGCAGTGAAATCAGCACCCGTTCCATTATTGATAATGCCTTGTCAGATAGTAAAAGAATCATGCTGCCGAGAATAAAAGATAAAAATATAATCGAAACCTACTTCATAGCCAACCCTGAAAAAGATCTTCAGTCCGGTTATTTCGGCATAATGGAACCTGTGCCTGAAAGATGTAAAAAAGCATCCCCAAAAGAAGCGGATCTGGCAATAATTCCAGGCGTCTGCTTTGACAGAAACCTAAACCGTCTCGGATATGGAGGAGGATTTTATGACAGGATTATACCGGAACTGAATAAAGAAGTTCTGAAGATTTCCCTGTGTTTTGATATGCAGGTTATTGAAAATGTCCCCGTATCCGATTATGATATGAAGATTGACATGATAATTACTGAAAAAGGGATTTTAATTAATTAAATGGCAGATGAATTAAAAAGCTATCCTGATATATCAAAAATATCAATACTTATTCCTTCTTACAATGAAGAGAAACATATTAAATCCGTAATAGAGAAATGCGCAGTTTATGGTCTCGATATCATTGTAGTTAATGACGGTTCAACTGATAATACATTGTCTGTACTTAATCAGCTTAAACGGAAAGAAGATTTAAAACTGATAGTGCTGAACCATGAAATCAATAAGGGAAAGGGTGAAGCATTAAAAACAGGATTTGATTTTGCATGTAAAAATAATTATTTCGGCGTAATAACAATTGATGCAGACGGACAGCATAGCATAGACGAAATCGGGAATTTTATTACTGAAGTAAAAAACAATGATCCGGATATCATAGTTGGCAGCAGATTCACTGATACAAAAGGAATGCCGTTTATAAGACTTGCGGTTAATTTCCTGACATCCTGGATAATTTCTCTTATAGCATTAAAAAAGATAGGCGACGTTCAGTCAGGTTTCAGATTCATCAAACATAATGTAATGGAAAAAGTAAAACTTCAGACAAGCAATTTTGATACTGAGCCTGAGCTGCTGATAAAGGCAAGCTGGCACGGTTTTAAAATAACAAACATACCTATTAAAACAATCTACAATCTTGATGAGTTTAAAAGCCATATCAGTCCGGGTAAAGATACTTTAAAGTTTTTTAATCTTGTTTTCAAATCAATAGCATGGAGGTTCAGGTTTAGAAAGAACGCAGATTAAAATTGCTTATAAAAAAATTTTTATAATTTTACCTGGTTTTCTTCATTAAGGACTTCAAGCATTTTTTCACACAGGATGCCGTCAAACTGCTTGTTTTTATTTTTCCTGATTTCAAGAATAGCTTCAGAAAGAGTCAGCGCTTTCCGGTAGGGTCTGTCAGTGGTCATGGCATCATAAGAATCCGCAATGCTTATTATTTTTGCATAATAAGGTATCTTCTTGCCGTCAATTCCAAAAGGATATCCCAGACCGTCCTCTCTTTCATGATGATAAAGAACCGCATTTGCATTATCTTTTAAAAAAGTTATCTCCTTGACAATTTCGTATCCTATTATAGGGTGTTTTTTAATTTCATTCCAATCCTCAGGAGTTAGTGGATCAGTCTTGTTTAACACAGAAAGATCAATCTGTATCTTTCCTATGTCATGCAGGTTGGCAAGGTTTTTAAGCATTTCAATATCATATTCATTCAGCCTGACTTTTCGGGCAATCTTCTCAGAATATTCTGCAACCCGAACTGAGTGGCCGGCAGTATAAATATCTTTTGCCTCAACTATTTTAACTATATGCATAATACTGTTTAATAAAGCTTTTCTTTCATTGGTCCGCAACATGTATGTATACTGGGCAATTATCAAAGGCATCATAGTAAGCATAAGCGTAAAAGGCCCATAGAGATTGTATAGAAAAGATATTGCCACCGACATTACAACAAGAAATATATGGAAAGGCAGAAGCCAGGCAAAATTAAAAATCCATATATTTATTATTTTTATTTTTTTACTTAAAGATATGACTGACGCTGTCAGAAATGTATTTAATATAAAAAATATCAG
This window of the Actinomycetota bacterium genome carries:
- a CDS encoding 5-formyltetrahydrofolate cyclo-ligase, translated to MKTDRDIELSKKKLRKRIISLRDSVSENLRDSRSRIIALKLFEIEYYKNAECILLFYSFGSEISTRSIIDNALSDSKRIMLPRIKDKNIIETYFIANPEKDLQSGYFGIMEPVPERCKKASPKEADLAIIPGVCFDRNLNRLGYGGGFYDRIIPELNKEVLKISLCFDMQVIENVPVSDYDMKIDMIITEKGILIN
- a CDS encoding glycosyltransferase family 2 protein, with amino-acid sequence MADELKSYPDISKISILIPSYNEEKHIKSVIEKCAVYGLDIIVVNDGSTDNTLSVLNQLKRKEDLKLIVLNHEINKGKGEALKTGFDFACKNNYFGVITIDADGQHSIDEIGNFITEVKNNDPDIIVGSRFTDTKGMPFIRLAVNFLTSWIISLIALKKIGDVQSGFRFIKHNVMEKVKLQTSNFDTEPELLIKASWHGFKITNIPIKTIYNLDEFKSHISPGKDTLKFFNLVFKSIAWRFRFRKNAD
- a CDS encoding HD-GYP domain-containing protein, which encodes MNNKNNSILNTYIFTVFFFGLSLASYLIYRFNNISVLGAVLFGILIFLADNFSVPLPKTGFVSVNFGISLAALIIFGPATSIIVTFISSISIRDILKKEPYYKHIFNCGQYLISICVSSWVFEIFFDRSVGNVFIAKNIGLIFMAALIFFILNTFLTASVISLSKKIKIINIWIFNFAWLLPFHIFLVVMSVAISFLYNLYGPFTLMLTMMPLIIAQYTYMLRTNERKALLNSIMHIVKIVEAKDIYTAGHSVRVAEYSEKIARKVRLNEYDIEMLKNLANLHDIGKIQIDLSVLNKTDPLTPEDWNEIKKHPIIGYEIVKEITFLKDNANAVLYHHEREDGLGYPFGIDGKKIPYYAKIISIADSYDAMTTDRPYRKALTLSEAILEIRKNKNKQFDGILCEKMLEVLNEENQVKL